A section of the Naumovozyma dairenensis CBS 421 chromosome 5, complete genome genome encodes:
- the RIB5 gene encoding riboflavin synthase (similar to Saccharomyces cerevisiae RIB5 (YBR256C); ancestral locus Anc_7.181), which yields MFTGIVELIGTVQEYNEFDESSSGGQGVSVVIKDAAPILKDCHIGDSIAINGICLTVTEFDVEAGTFKVGISLETIKRTNVSSWKPNSKVNLERAVSQDVRFGGHYVQGHVDTVASIVGIEPEGNAVNYSFQLNQTNDDKKYMNYIVEKGFICIDGTSLTVVSVDDNNAIFSISMIKHTQENVIMPLKGLGDLVNIEVDLTGKIIEKQILMAVENQIEKEDSLLSKMITKIVDKRIQKYLK from the coding sequence atgtttACAGGTATAGTCGAATTAATCGGTACTGTCCAAGAATACAACGAATTTGATGAATCCTCATCTGGTGGTCAAGGGGTTTCCGTTGTCATCAAGGATGCTGCTCCCATCTTAAAAGACTGTCATATTGGTGACTCAATTGCCATCAATGGTATTTGCTTAACTGTTACTGAGTTTGATGTTGAAGCTGGTACTTTTAAAGTCGGTATTTCTCTTGAAACGATAAAGAGAACAAATGTGTCTAGCTGGAAACCTAACAGTAAAGTTAACTTAGAAAGGGCTGTTTCGCAAGACGTAAGATTTGGTGGTCATTATGTACAAGGGCATGTTGACACAGTGGCCTCTATTGTAGGAATTGAACCCGAAGGTAATGCCGTAAACTACAGTTTCCAATTAAATCAAactaatgatgataaaaaatatatgaacTATATTGTAGAAAAGGGATTTATTTGTATAGATGGGACCTCATTGACCGTTGTTAGCGTTGACGATAACAACGCTATCTTCTCCATAAGTATGATCAAGCATACTCAAGAAAATGTCATAATGCCATTGAAGGGACTGGGAGATTTAGTAAACATTGAAGTTGATTTAACAGgaaaaatcattgaaaagcAAATATTAATGGCCGTTGaaaatcaaattgaaaaggaagataGTTTATTGAGCAAGATGATCACTAAGATCGTTGATAAACGCATTCAAAAGTATTTAAAGTGA
- the STS1 gene encoding Sts1p (similar to Saccharomyces cerevisiae STS1 (YIR011C); ancestral locus Anc_7.179): MVQNNVGFSWGFTSTGGSQPSRKQENNDRVDIKNISLWEDDFRSSLQPSTNATTGVNKSTIYQGNYTNGHPIQGSIRSKRRLVDSEDASNENVSTNTSFSNLYARGTKQPLRYQYSKKPSYSAANNTVTATKKISNTFNAIRSQPLPIQRCLELMDHQQVNDLLNDILNLNNPSLNQFIHTRINSNYNSNFSIEKCSILLKEKFENILKNVPYNKNYYNNAQASENNNNNNNTLLLDDYAFIRLKSFILEFLNSLIDFILNNIPPNFNNVHESLNFLNECTLMVITLPRFQLPSNNYYYDKCIEQLSFIWSTIINELAKDLVMANLNDKEFYLNWLSKLENHNQRTGGMFNQPLKLFKHIDNNDETSAVAGNVTIDNNPFNSNNGNDYVTSRSGNNSNPGSTSNFSSSSFSSPFLNR, translated from the coding sequence atggtGCAAAATAATGTTGGGTTTTCTTGGGGATTCACCTCGACAGGCGGCTCCCAACCATCAaggaaacaagaaaataatgatcgTGTTgatataaagaatatatctCTTTGGGAAGATGATTTTAGAAGTTCATTACAGCCGAGTACAAACGCAACAACTGGCGTAAATAAGAGCACCATTTATCAAGGCAATTATACTAACGGTCATCCCATTCAAGGCTCAATAAGATCCAAAAGAAGATTGGTGGATTCTGAGGATGCTTCTAACGAAAATGTTTCAACGAATACTTCCTTTTCTAATCTGTATGCTCGCGGTACGAAACAACCACTAAGGTATCAATATTCTAAAAAACCATCATATTCTGCTGCTAATAACACTGTCACTGCCActaagaaaatatcaaacACTTTCAATGCTATCCGAAGTCAACCGTTACCTATTCAAAGATGCTTAGAATTAATGGATCATCAACAAGTGAATGACCTCTTGAATGACATTTTGAACTTAAATAATCCAAGTTTAAATCAATTCATCCACACCAGAATTAATTCTAACTATAACTCCAATTTctccattgaaaaatgctccattttattaaaagaaaaatttgaaaacatcttgaaaaatgttccgtataacaaaaattattacaataaTGCTCAAGCATCagaaaacaataacaataacaataatacttTGTTACTAGATGATTATGCTTTTATTAGATTAAAATCCTTTATTTTAGAATTcttaaattctttaattgacttcattttaaataatattccacCAAATTTTAATAACGTTCACGAATCACTAAATTTCCTAAATGAATGTACTTTAATGGTGATAACTTTACCAAGGTTCCAGTTACCAAGTAATAACTACTACTATGATAAATGTATTGAACAACTATCATTTATTTGGTCTACAATCATTAATGAGTTGGCCAAAGATTTAGTAATGGctaatttaaatgataaagaattttATCTTAATTGGTTAagtaaattggaaaatcaTAATCAACGAACAGGCGGAATGTTCAATCAACCATTAAAACTTTTTAAACATATTGATAACAACGACGAAACATCTGCCGTTGCAGGTAATGTTACCATTGATAACAATCCttttaattcaaataatggtaaCGATTATGTCACAAGTAGAAGCGGTAACAATAGCAACCCAGGTTCGACTTCAAACTTCTCGTCctcttctttctcttcCCCATTTCTAAATCGCTAG
- the RCF3 gene encoding Rcf3p (similar to Saccharomyces cerevisiae YBR255C-A; ancestral locus Anc_7.178), whose amino-acid sequence MTIGNFQPLRNSDPTTIKRLYKESTAAGLGAIQGSIISGSSTLIFNKYSKFFRNLTFQGKLFYNVALISMNIIFKAEHQVLKFQQKLLLEEDIKRGKLLDKAAENGVFIED is encoded by the exons ATGACCATAGGCAATTTCCAACCTCTAAGGAACAGCGATCCTACGACCATAAAAAGGTTATACAAAGAAA GTACAGCTGCAGGATTAGGTGCCATACAAGGGTCAATCATAAGTGGATCTTCCACTTTgatttttaataaatattcaaaatttttcagaaaTTTAACCTTCCAAGggaaattattttataacGTGGCTTTGATCTCAATgaatattatctttaaagCTGAACATcaagttttgaaattccaacaaaaattattacttgaagaagatattaaaaGAGGGAAATTACTTGATAAAGCTGCGGAAAATGGTGTCTTCATTGAAGATTGA